AGGCGGCGAGGGTCAGCCCGGCCCCCTGGGGGGGCTGCGGCGAACCCGTGATGCGCGGCGCGTCGCTCATCGGGCGGACACAGTAGCGCGCACGCGTGGGGACATCAGACCGGGCGAGCAAAAAAGGGCTCAGCCGGCCGCCTTGGGCTTGGGGGGCAGGACCGGGAACCGTGTCTTGCCGGTCGCGAGCATGAGCTGGACATACTGCTCGCAGGTCCCGCAGCCGCAGCAGCAGCCGGTTTTGGCGCACAGGGCGTCGAAGTCGAGCCCCTCGCGCGCGGCGATCTCCTTCAACTCCGCGAAGGTGACGTCGTAGCACACGCAGCGGTCGACGGGTTCGGGGTCGTAGGGGTCGTACATCGGGGTGACTTCGCGGGCCGGGCTCTGGCGGATCATTCGTAGTCAAAGAGCGCGTTGGAATCCTCCGGGCCGAACCACCCGAGGTTGAGCGGGCCGGGGTCGGTCCGATAGATGCCCGACCAGGCGGTGCTGTCGCGCTCGCGCCGGCTCACGTGCCCGTCGAGCCAGGCGACGCTGGCGTATCCCCGGTGCCGGAAGTGCGTCGACGGGTCGGGACGGCCGGTCGGGGCGTGGGGGTGGACGCTGGGTTCAACGAACGAGTACTCGATCAGCCCGTCGTCGGACGCGAAGGCGGCGTCTGTGAACTCCACGGTTTCGGCAGGGCGACGGAAGCGGTCCCTTCGCGTGCCGACTCGGTCGTCCCTGACGGTCCACCGACCGGGGAGCCGATCGGTGCGATCAGCGCCCACGAAGGCGGCGTTGTAGCCGTAGCCACCGGCGCCGGCCTCGAAGCCGCGCCCGTCCTCGCGAAGCGCGCGCAGCGTGGGCTCGAAGGTCGGGCACGCGCGAACGCCCTCGCTGGTTGCTCCGGAGCCGAGGTAGGGGGTCAGCGCGCCGCGCGCCGGGTCGAAGCGCTCCGAGACGCCGGAGCGTTCGCCGTGCCAGCGCCGCAGGTTGTCGCGAAACTCGGCGGCGGCGGGGACGCTCCTCCCCCGGTGATCGACGGCGAAGGCGGCGTTCGCGACGCCGAGCTGGCGGATCTGCGCGACGCACCGGGCGCCCTGCGAGGCGGCGCGCGCGCTCGAGAGCGTCGGGACGAGCACCCCGATGAGCAGCGCGATCACCGCGACGGCGACCAGCGCCTCGACCAGCGTGAACGCGCGCCGGTTCATCGCGATTCTCCGAGGGACGCGCCGAAGTTGGTGAGCACCGCGTTGAGGTCGGCGAAGTTCACCACGCCGTCGCAGTTCACATCGCCCTCGAGGTTCGCGCCGCCGGCGCCGAAATTGGTGAGGACCGCGTTGAGATCGGCGAAGTTGACGACGCCGTCGCCGTTGGCGTCGCCCGCGAGAAGCACTCGCGAACGGACGCGCGCGACGCCCCCGATCTCGGCGCTGATTTCGCCGAAGAACCCGCTGATCGCGTCGACGCCGGTGGTGATGCGGATGAAGTCGAAGCCGGGCAGGTTGGCGGGCTCGCCGGTGATCGGGTGAACGGCCCAGGCGATGTCGAACGCGTCGCCGCCGCCCGAGCCGGGGGTGATGCCGATGTTGAAGGGGTCGTCGGGGATCGTGTAGAAATCGATCGGATCGACGCCGCCGGGCAGGGCCATGACAGGGGTGAAGTCGGCATAGCCGTAGATGGCTTCAGCGGTCGCGCCGGCGGGGAGCGAAATGATCTGTTGCGCGAACGACGAGGGCAATTCGTACGCGACGGTGGTGTAGGGCCCGACGAAACCGAGCGAGAACGGGTACCAGAAGATGTCCATCGGCGGCGCGGGCGTGGACTCGTCGTCGTCCCACTGCTGCGTGCGCAGCGCGGTCGCCGGGATCGAGGGAAGCGACGATCCGCGGATGATGTACCACTGATCGTCGGCGATGCCGTTGC
This Phycisphaeraceae bacterium DNA region includes the following protein-coding sequences:
- a CDS encoding type II secretion system protein translates to MNRRAFTLVEALVAVAVIALLIGVLVPTLSSARAASQGARCVAQIRQLGVANAAFAVDHRGRSVPAAAEFRDNLRRWHGERSGVSERFDPARGALTPYLGSGATSEGVRACPTFEPTLRALREDGRGFEAGAGGYGYNAAFVGADRTDRLPGRWTVRDDRVGTRRDRFRRPAETVEFTDAAFASDDGLIEYSFVEPSVHPHAPTGRPDPSTHFRHRGYASVAWLDGHVSRRERDSTAWSGIYRTDPGPLNLGWFGPEDSNALFDYE